The proteins below are encoded in one region of Flavobacterium nackdongense:
- a CDS encoding chloride channel protein, which produces MIKKIIHRLESLTDLAQIKLTNKQFIFVSSILVGILAAFAVIVLKTFAHWVFLFATYLTSNTGIFKYGYIKIVLPVIGIMLTVFVVKKFLGGTIEKGTSQILYAVAKKASIIPRKQMYAQIVTSSLTVGLGGSAGLESPIVITGAAFGSNYAQRFKLGYKDRTLLIGCGVAAGIGAAFNAPIAGVLFAIEVLLVDVSISAFTPIMISAATGALVSEIVLDETILLSFKQQQTFNYHNIPYYILLGLCTGFIAVYYSRNFQRVEHFFARLRLKPYKKALIGASIVAILIFIFPTLFGEGYESIKTLSEKDPGILLENTLFSSFRNNSWALLLFVGATLMLKVFATAITLGSGGNGGNFAPSLFLGSYVGFFFSKFLNLTGLTNLPVSNFTLVGMAGILSGLFHAPLTAIFLIAEITGGYALMIPLMMVASISFAISKRFEKHSLDVKNLARKGNAFTSNKDANVLSNLDINAVIQTDFLTIAAQDTLEKLVDLISHSNQVVFAVVNPENELLGVVHFNDIREIIFNQYRVKYTLIKDIMKKPSDIIYPADSMETVMNKFENTKVSFLPVAKNGKYYGFISKRIALEAYRRKLKSMIIE; this is translated from the coding sequence ATGATAAAAAAAATAATACATAGACTTGAAAGCCTCACTGATTTAGCACAAATTAAGCTGACCAACAAGCAGTTTATTTTTGTTTCCAGTATTTTGGTGGGCATCTTAGCCGCGTTTGCGGTGATCGTTTTGAAAACCTTTGCGCATTGGGTCTTCCTTTTTGCTACCTACCTAACCAGTAATACGGGCATTTTTAAATACGGCTACATCAAAATAGTATTACCGGTCATCGGGATTATGTTAACCGTTTTTGTAGTCAAGAAATTTCTCGGCGGAACTATCGAGAAGGGAACTTCTCAAATATTGTATGCCGTAGCCAAAAAAGCCAGTATTATTCCAAGAAAACAAATGTATGCGCAAATCGTCACAAGCTCGTTGACCGTAGGTTTGGGAGGTTCCGCAGGTTTGGAAAGTCCCATTGTTATTACTGGCGCTGCCTTTGGATCGAACTACGCTCAAAGATTCAAACTGGGCTATAAAGACCGAACGCTCCTTATCGGTTGCGGAGTAGCAGCAGGCATTGGAGCGGCATTTAATGCTCCGATTGCTGGGGTTTTATTTGCTATCGAAGTCTTGTTGGTCGATGTGAGTATTTCTGCGTTTACCCCGATAATGATTTCCGCTGCAACAGGAGCCTTGGTCTCTGAAATTGTCTTGGACGAAACCATATTATTATCCTTCAAACAACAGCAAACCTTCAATTACCATAATATTCCTTACTATATTTTACTTGGATTATGTACCGGATTTATAGCGGTCTACTACTCTCGAAATTTTCAAAGGGTAGAACATTTTTTTGCTAGACTGCGCTTGAAACCGTACAAAAAGGCTTTAATTGGCGCTTCAATTGTAGCCATTCTTATTTTTATTTTTCCAACACTTTTTGGCGAAGGCTATGAAAGTATCAAAACATTATCTGAAAAAGACCCCGGAATACTGTTGGAGAATACCTTGTTCAGCAGTTTTAGAAACAATAGTTGGGCCTTGCTGCTTTTTGTGGGAGCCACATTGATGCTAAAGGTTTTTGCCACAGCAATTACACTCGGAAGCGGCGGAAACGGGGGTAACTTTGCTCCTTCTCTATTTTTAGGATCGTACGTTGGATTCTTCTTTTCCAAGTTTTTGAACCTTACGGGATTAACGAATTTGCCGGTAAGTAACTTCACTTTAGTTGGAATGGCAGGGATTCTAAGTGGTTTGTTTCATGCTCCGCTAACCGCTATTTTCTTAATTGCGGAAATTACAGGAGGTTATGCCTTGATGATTCCTCTGATGATGGTGGCTTCGATAAGTTTTGCCATTTCAAAACGGTTTGAAAAACATTCGCTTGATGTCAAAAATTTGGCTCGAAAAGGAAATGCTTTCACCAGTAACAAAGATGCTAATGTCCTTTCTAATTTGGATATAAATGCGGTTATCCAAACGGATTTCTTAACGATTGCCGCTCAGGATACCTTAGAGAAATTAGTCGATTTAATATCGCACTCTAATCAAGTGGTGTTCGCCGTTGTAAATCCAGAGAACGAATTACTTGGCGTGGTTCATTTTAACGATATTAGGGAAATTATTTTCAACCAATACCGCGTAAAATATACCTTGATTAAAGATATTATGAAAAAACCTTCGGATATTATTTACCCGGCCGATAGTATGGAAACGGTTATGAACAAATTCGAAAATACAAAAGTGTCCTTTCTACCGGTAGCCAAAAACGGCAAATATTATGGTTTTATATCCAAACGCATAGCCCTTGAAGCCTACAGAAGGAAGTTAAAATCAATGATTATCGAATAA
- a CDS encoding peptidoglycan DD-metalloendopeptidase family protein — protein sequence MPTLESLFLKLKDVKVIDQSIPYMHYTPIDLSVWNTNLTQMDLKNPQDFELFIENHLHKNNAKIAFGGYNEERNLYDNRTLFEGEQSEKRNMHIGMDLWIKAGTPILAAVDGIVHSFNFNAGSGNYGPTIILEHCIDNQIFYTLYGHLALESIEKLAIGTAFRQGEPLGTLGDSAVNGGYSPHLHFQIIKNIADYVGDYPGVCSKKDLTYYLENCPDPNLLLKIK from the coding sequence ATGCCAACATTAGAAAGTCTATTTTTAAAACTAAAGGATGTCAAAGTCATTGACCAATCGATCCCTTACATGCATTACACTCCAATTGATTTGTCGGTTTGGAACACAAATTTGACCCAAATGGACCTGAAAAATCCGCAAGATTTTGAACTATTTATCGAAAATCATCTCCACAAAAACAATGCAAAAATCGCTTTCGGTGGCTATAACGAAGAAAGAAATCTCTATGACAATAGAACGCTTTTTGAGGGCGAACAATCGGAAAAAAGAAACATGCACATCGGTATGGATTTATGGATAAAGGCTGGAACCCCAATTCTGGCGGCGGTTGACGGAATAGTTCACAGCTTTAATTTCAATGCTGGCTCCGGAAATTATGGTCCAACAATTATCTTAGAACACTGTATCGATAATCAAATTTTCTATACTTTGTATGGCCATTTAGCGCTCGAAAGTATTGAAAAACTAGCCATCGGAACCGCTTTCCGCCAAGGAGAACCGCTGGGCACTTTAGGTGATTCGGCTGTAAATGGTGGCTATTCCCCGCATTTGCATTTTCAAATCATCAAAAATATAGCTGATTATGTTGGTGATTATCCCGGAGTTTGCAGTAAAAAAGATTTGACTTATTATTTAGAGAATTGCCCTGACCCCAATTTGCTGTTGAAAATTAAATAA
- a CDS encoding nuclear transport factor 2 family protein, protein MTANETTIIKFYTAFANSDVTSMCECYHPEIQFRDPAFGLLKGEQVCKMWKMLLERGKGNIDISFSEVKANDHIGSAFWIAKYNFSENNRKIVNSISAKFQFKEGLIVKHTDDFDLWKWSQQALGIKGLLLGWTGYMQQKIQEKARKSLQKYSETTS, encoded by the coding sequence ATGACAGCAAACGAAACCACGATCATAAAATTCTACACCGCCTTTGCCAATTCGGATGTTACTTCAATGTGTGAATGTTACCATCCTGAAATTCAATTTCGCGATCCTGCTTTTGGATTATTAAAAGGCGAACAGGTCTGCAAAATGTGGAAAATGCTACTCGAACGGGGCAAAGGAAATATCGATATCAGTTTTTCCGAAGTCAAAGCCAACGACCATATTGGATCTGCTTTTTGGATTGCCAAGTATAATTTTAGCGAAAACAACCGCAAAATTGTCAATTCAATTTCGGCAAAATTTCAATTCAAAGAGGGTTTGATTGTCAAGCATACCGATGATTTTGATCTTTGGAAATGGTCACAACAAGCTTTGGGAATCAAAGGATTACTCCTAGGCTGGACCGGATATATGCAGCAAAAAATTCAAGAAAAAGCGCGGAAATCACTCCAAAAATATTCCGAAACCACTTCCTGA
- a CDS encoding PAS domain S-box protein, protein MKTKNDLKKATITKDKYSIFFDSNRDSITIFRIDLKGKISNFIEANQATSELFGYTKNELLNMNINAIEEIDEAIKQARIAAILEQGKADFETIIRDKQGNMRIVEVETKLISYDNEPAVMNITRDITERKSIELNSRKTQEKLTTILRAIPDLLFEVGLDGQIFYYQAHREDLLAVAPDQIIGGFFQNYLPPEVAEICFEAIHEAHKIGWSIGKQYALQLPQGKHWFELSVSLIKTSTPSNPRFIILARDITDRKLAEEKLIANEKLLSQTQMIAHLGSYFLDFTTGKWTSSVVLNSIFGIDANYEKNIESWTSLLHPDWVAIMTDYLNNEVLGQRINFNKEYKILRFDTKEVRWVHGMGEVTFDQDGNPLTMIGSIQDVTERKIAEKALKKSEEKLKNIFNLANSGIIVADIEGNFLEFNNWWLKMTGYTREEYSKMKNFGVTHPEDIEKSKFWLKKIHTGEIDKYQIEKRYIRKDKSIFWGESSVSAIKDKNNQITSTIGIVTDITERKLAEELLRESEEKYRGLVENSPDGIVTYVQDKITYVNAEGLRIVGANTADQILGKCVLEFIHPDSIESVIQRMKEVIMDENASQIVEEKLLTLQGETVYAELKAIPTVFEHQNAVQVIIHDITERKRTQDKIKQLSQAVEQSPVAIVITNTLGNIEYVNPKFIETTGYTFQESIGKNPRILKSGHTSLEEYKHLWQTISSGSEWFGEFHNKKKDGTLYWESASISPILNSQGITTHYIAIKEDITERKLIEQQLIKAKEKAEESDRLKLAFLANMSHEIRTPMNGILGFTELLKDKSLSNDIQQEYIKIIEKSGKRMLNIINDIISISKVESGQIEVTSSETNVNEQIEYLFTFFKPEASQKNITLRLTKELAEHHSYIHTDREKLYAILTNLIKNAIKFTNEGFIEFGCAKKGDYLEFFVKDSGLGISDSQKKIIFERFRQANDTIGRTHEGSGLGLAISKAYVEMLGGKIWVESQEAIGSTFYFTLPYHSDYIPEAKIQIEQTNDAENEENKINNLKVLIVEDDPISKLLITIAVKPFSNNILKVSTGFEAIEACRNNPDIDLVMMDINMPELGGYEATQQIRKFNKDLVIIAQTANGMQSDHDQAIAAGCTDYISKPINISSLSKLIQKYFSKIKGG, encoded by the coding sequence ATGAAAACAAAAAACGACCTCAAAAAAGCGACAATTACTAAAGACAAGTACAGTATCTTTTTCGATTCTAATAGAGATAGCATCACCATTTTTAGAATAGATCTTAAGGGAAAAATAAGCAATTTTATTGAAGCAAATCAAGCCACCTCGGAGCTATTTGGCTATACCAAGAATGAGCTTTTGAATATGAATATAAATGCTATTGAAGAAATAGATGAAGCCATAAAACAAGCTAGAATTGCTGCTATTCTCGAACAAGGAAAAGCCGATTTCGAAACCATTATCCGCGACAAACAAGGAAATATGAGAATAGTCGAAGTCGAAACCAAACTGATTTCGTACGACAATGAACCTGCTGTGATGAATATTACCAGGGACATTACAGAACGCAAATCTATTGAGTTAAACTCCAGAAAAACACAAGAAAAACTAACCACGATCCTTCGGGCAATTCCAGATTTACTTTTTGAAGTGGGATTAGATGGACAAATATTCTATTATCAAGCCCATCGGGAAGATTTACTTGCAGTAGCTCCGGATCAAATAATCGGGGGATTTTTCCAAAATTATTTGCCTCCCGAAGTAGCTGAAATTTGTTTTGAAGCCATACACGAAGCGCATAAAATTGGGTGGTCTATAGGAAAACAATATGCTTTGCAATTGCCTCAAGGCAAGCATTGGTTTGAACTTTCGGTTTCACTCATAAAAACCAGCACCCCTTCAAATCCAAGATTTATTATTCTGGCTAGAGACATCACCGATCGTAAACTTGCCGAAGAAAAATTAATTGCTAACGAAAAACTATTAAGTCAAACCCAGATGATTGCTCATCTTGGCTCCTATTTTTTGGATTTTACCACAGGAAAATGGACCAGTTCGGTGGTGCTCAATTCGATTTTTGGCATTGATGCAAATTATGAAAAAAACATCGAATCTTGGACTTCTTTGCTCCATCCTGATTGGGTCGCCATAATGACGGATTATCTGAACAACGAAGTCTTAGGCCAAAGAATTAATTTTAATAAAGAATATAAAATACTTCGATTTGATACGAAAGAAGTGCGCTGGGTTCACGGAATGGGTGAAGTTACCTTCGATCAAGACGGAAATCCACTCACGATGATCGGTTCAATTCAAGACGTAACGGAGCGAAAAATAGCCGAAAAAGCCCTCAAAAAAAGCGAAGAAAAACTGAAAAATATTTTCAATTTGGCCAATTCTGGAATTATTGTGGCTGACATTGAAGGTAATTTTTTAGAATTCAACAATTGGTGGTTGAAAATGACGGGATACACTCGCGAAGAGTACAGCAAAATGAAGAATTTTGGGGTAACGCACCCAGAAGACATCGAGAAAAGTAAATTTTGGTTAAAAAAAATACATACGGGTGAAATCGATAAATATCAAATAGAAAAACGATACATTCGAAAAGATAAATCTATATTTTGGGGCGAATCCTCTGTTTCGGCCATTAAAGACAAAAACAATCAAATCACCAGCACCATTGGTATCGTAACCGATATTACGGAGCGAAAATTGGCTGAGGAATTATTGCGCGAAAGCGAAGAAAAATACCGCGGACTTGTTGAAAATTCTCCCGATGGCATTGTGACTTATGTTCAGGACAAAATTACGTATGTGAATGCAGAGGGCTTGCGAATTGTTGGCGCAAATACTGCCGATCAAATCCTTGGAAAATGCGTATTAGAATTCATTCATCCGGATAGTATTGAAAGTGTCATTCAAAGAATGAAAGAAGTCATAATGGATGAAAACGCTTCTCAAATCGTGGAAGAAAAACTCCTGACCTTACAAGGCGAAACCGTATATGCCGAATTAAAAGCGATTCCTACCGTTTTCGAACATCAAAATGCTGTACAAGTCATCATTCACGATATTACCGAGCGCAAACGAACGCAGGATAAAATCAAACAACTTTCGCAAGCGGTCGAGCAAAGTCCAGTGGCTATCGTAATTACCAATACTTTGGGGAATATTGAATATGTCAACCCCAAATTTATCGAAACTACCGGATACACATTTCAGGAAAGTATAGGCAAAAATCCGCGAATATTAAAATCAGGTCATACCAGTCTGGAAGAATACAAACATTTATGGCAGACCATTTCTTCTGGCAGTGAATGGTTTGGAGAGTTTCATAACAAGAAAAAAGATGGCACACTGTATTGGGAGTCTGCCTCTATTTCGCCTATTTTAAATTCACAAGGAATTACCACACATTATATCGCTATCAAGGAGGATATCACCGAACGGAAGTTGATTGAGCAACAATTAATCAAAGCCAAAGAAAAAGCCGAAGAAAGTGACCGATTAAAATTGGCTTTCTTAGCCAATATGAGTCACGAGATTCGCACGCCGATGAATGGTATTCTGGGTTTTACTGAATTATTAAAAGACAAAAGTTTATCCAACGATATACAGCAAGAATACATCAAAATCATTGAGAAAAGTGGCAAACGTATGCTCAATATAATCAATGATATCATTAGTATTTCAAAAGTAGAATCAGGACAAATTGAGGTTACTTCCTCTGAAACCAATGTAAATGAACAAATAGAGTACTTATTCACGTTTTTCAAACCGGAAGCCTCGCAAAAAAATATTACGCTTCGATTGACAAAAGAATTAGCAGAGCATCACTCCTATATCCATACCGATCGAGAAAAATTATATGCCATTCTCACCAACCTGATCAAAAACGCAATCAAATTTACAAATGAAGGATTCATTGAATTTGGCTGTGCAAAAAAGGGCGATTATTTAGAGTTTTTCGTGAAAGATTCTGGCTTAGGCATCTCCGATTCACAAAAGAAAATCATTTTCGAACGATTTAGACAAGCCAATGATACTATTGGCCGAACACACGAAGGTTCCGGTTTAGGTTTGGCTATTTCTAAAGCCTATGTCGAAATGTTAGGCGGAAAAATTTGGGTCGAAAGCCAAGAAGCCATTGGAAGTACTTTCTATTTTACCTTGCCCTACCATTCGGACTATATTCCTGAGGCAAAAATCCAGATCGAACAAACCAATGACGCTGAAAATGAGGAAAACAAAATCAATAACTTGAAGGTTCTCATTGTGGAAGACGACCCGATATCTAAACTTCTTATCACTATTGCGGTAAAACCTTTTAGTAATAATATTCTAAAAGTAAGCACTGGTTTTGAAGCCATAGAAGCCTGCCGAAATAATCCCGATATCGATTTGGTTATGATGGACATCAATATGCCTGAATTGGGCGGTTATGAGGCGACCCAGCAAATCAGGAAATTCAACAAAGACCTAGTAATTATTGCCCAAACCGCCAACGGCATGCAAAGCGATCACGATCAGGCCATCGCAGCTGGCTGTACCGATTACATTTCTAAACCCATAAACATCAGCTCTTTGAGCAAGTTGATACAAAAGTATTTTAGTAAAATAAAAGGTGGATAG
- a CDS encoding S66 peptidase family protein, translating to MIKPLLRNPKQLAVMGIQLLFMTAFVQCKSTYQTMKQGNLVRQDQNKPQTTAFVKPPYLKQGDTIMIVAPAGFVPDSTEIEPGIELAKSWGLEVIVGKNAFKKHNHFAGTDAERQSDLQLALNDKKIKAIWCSRGGYGTVRIIDQLDFTTFEKYPKWVVGYSDITTLHTTIHNLGFATIHATMPGGMKRASADAKQTLYKALFGYSYGFEIPTNPLNKLGSASGILIGGNLSIVNSMIGSVSEVNLYDKILFIEDVGEDLYRIDRMIYTLKRTGALKNLKGLIVGDFDYDVEKDTLFGGTHREIILNAVKEYNYPVIFDFPAGHIRDNRSLIFGKEITIDVNANLSKVSY from the coding sequence ATGATAAAACCACTTCTAAGAAATCCAAAACAATTGGCAGTAATGGGCATCCAACTGCTTTTTATGACTGCTTTTGTGCAGTGTAAATCCACATATCAAACTATGAAACAAGGCAATTTAGTTCGTCAAGATCAGAACAAACCACAAACGACTGCATTTGTAAAACCACCCTATTTGAAACAAGGCGACACCATTATGATTGTCGCTCCAGCGGGTTTTGTTCCCGATTCTACCGAGATCGAACCCGGAATTGAATTGGCCAAAAGCTGGGGATTGGAAGTGATTGTCGGTAAAAACGCCTTTAAAAAACACAATCATTTTGCCGGAACCGATGCAGAACGTCAAAGCGATTTGCAATTGGCATTGAATGACAAAAAAATAAAAGCCATTTGGTGTTCGAGAGGAGGCTATGGAACCGTTCGTATCATTGACCAACTCGATTTTACCACTTTCGAAAAGTATCCCAAATGGGTCGTTGGCTATTCCGATATTACTACTTTACATACTACGATTCACAATTTGGGATTTGCCACCATCCACGCCACTATGCCCGGAGGAATGAAACGCGCCTCTGCCGATGCCAAACAAACCTTGTATAAAGCTTTATTTGGTTACAGTTATGGATTCGAAATTCCAACGAATCCCTTGAATAAGTTAGGAAGTGCCAGCGGCATTCTCATAGGCGGTAATTTGTCAATTGTCAATTCGATGATTGGCAGCGTTTCTGAAGTTAATTTGTATGACAAAATCTTGTTTATCGAAGATGTGGGCGAAGATTTGTATCGCATAGACCGTATGATTTACACCTTGAAACGAACAGGAGCGCTAAAAAATCTGAAAGGGCTCATCGTTGGCGATTTTGATTATGACGTTGAAAAAGACACTTTGTTTGGTGGAACACACCGTGAAATTATTCTGAATGCAGTCAAAGAATACAATTATCCAGTAATTTTCGATTTTCCTGCAGGTCATATTCGAGACAATCGATCCTTGATTTTTGGCAAAGAAATCACAATTGATGTGAATGCAAACCTTTCGAAAGTGAGTTATTGA
- a CDS encoding o-succinylbenzoate synthase yields the protein MKATYHKYMLSFKRPSGTSRGVMTEKETWFIVLEKDGKIGIGECGILRGLSADDRPDYEAQLQWTCDHIQLGENQLWEALLEFPSIQFGVEMAFQSLRSETPFLLFPSDFTKGERSIDINGLVWMGEEAFMKQQIEEKLADGFRCVKLKIGAIDFDKELQLLGYIRQHFSPDQVEIRVDANGAFDTTLALDKLNQLAEFKLHSIEQPIQKNNTDRMAELCKITPIPIALDEELIGVFSLEEKEALLQKIQPQYIILKPSFVGGFRGTKEWILLAEKYHIGWWITSALESNIGLNAIAQWTFLQRNSMPQGLGTGALYTNNFDCPLQVAAGQLWYQKELDWKFNLNVFSDF from the coding sequence TTGAAAGCAACCTACCATAAATACATGCTCAGCTTCAAGCGACCTTCAGGAACCTCTCGCGGTGTGATGACCGAGAAAGAAACTTGGTTTATCGTTCTCGAAAAGGACGGCAAAATAGGAATAGGCGAGTGCGGTATCTTAAGAGGATTAAGTGCTGACGACCGACCCGATTACGAAGCCCAATTGCAATGGACCTGTGACCATATTCAGTTGGGTGAAAACCAACTTTGGGAAGCCTTATTGGAGTTTCCTTCGATCCAGTTTGGAGTAGAAATGGCGTTCCAATCTTTGAGGAGTGAAACGCCCTTTTTACTCTTTCCTTCTGACTTTACAAAAGGAGAAAGAAGCATCGATATCAACGGTTTGGTTTGGATGGGTGAGGAAGCGTTTATGAAGCAACAAATCGAAGAAAAATTAGCCGATGGTTTCCGTTGTGTGAAACTCAAAATTGGTGCTATAGATTTCGATAAAGAACTGCAATTATTGGGCTATATTCGGCAACATTTCAGCCCGGACCAAGTCGAGATCCGGGTCGATGCTAACGGTGCTTTTGATACAACTTTGGCTTTAGATAAATTAAATCAATTAGCTGAATTTAAGTTACATAGTATTGAGCAACCCATCCAAAAAAACAATACTGACAGGATGGCAGAACTGTGCAAAATCACTCCAATTCCCATTGCATTAGACGAAGAGCTCATTGGTGTCTTTTCGCTAGAAGAAAAAGAAGCTTTATTGCAAAAAATACAGCCGCAATACATCATTTTGAAGCCTAGTTTTGTGGGTGGTTTTCGTGGGACTAAAGAGTGGATTTTGCTAGCCGAAAAGTACCATATCGGCTGGTGGATTACCTCGGCTTTGGAGTCGAATATCGGGTTGAATGCCATCGCACAATGGACGTTTTTGCAACGGAATTCGATGCCACAAGGACTCGGAACCGGGGCTTTATACACCAATAATTTTGATTGCCCGTTGCAGGTAGCAGCAGGTCAATTGTGGTATCAAAAAGAACTGGATTGGAAGTTTAATTTGAATGTTTTTTCAGATTTCTAA
- a CDS encoding ribonuclease Z has product MKVEQKGHTVILKDTQGDLDSFRLKLTNEYKSFQKSNIIVDVSKYKALSIKEIESFLPISKTHKKEKKSFIIVTAEPDFNAVSDRLAVVRSLQEAHDIIEMEEIERDLGF; this is encoded by the coding sequence ATGAAGGTAGAACAAAAAGGGCATACTGTTATCCTAAAAGATACTCAAGGTGATTTGGATTCATTTCGTTTGAAATTGACTAACGAGTACAAATCGTTTCAAAAAAGCAATATCATTGTCGATGTAAGCAAGTATAAAGCCTTATCTATAAAGGAGATTGAAAGTTTCTTGCCCATTTCGAAAACACATAAAAAAGAAAAAAAATCATTTATTATCGTCACCGCTGAACCAGATTTTAATGCCGTGTCAGACCGACTTGCCGTGGTTCGTTCCTTACAAGAAGCGCACGACATTATCGAAATGGAGGAGATTGAGAGAGATTTAGGGTTTTAA
- a CDS encoding aspartate carbamoyltransferase catalytic subunit, with protein sequence MSELSVNHLLGIKYINKQDIDLIFETADHFKEVINRPIKKVPSLRDITIANIFFENSTRTKLSFELAQKRLSADVISFSAAQSSVKKGETLIDTVNNILSMKVDMVVMRHSNPGAAHFLSQNVKASIVNAGDGAHEHPTQALLDSYSIREKLGEVAGKKVVIVGDILHSRVALSNIYALQMQGAEVKVCGPKTLIPRYIESLGVTVEPNLRKALEWCDVANMLRVQNERMDVNFFPSTREYAQQYGLDKTLLDSLNKEIVIMHPGPINRGVEITSDVADSKQSVILNQVENGVAIRMAVIYLLASKIQ encoded by the coding sequence ATGAGCGAGTTAAGTGTAAATCATTTATTAGGAATAAAATATATCAACAAGCAAGATATTGACCTCATTTTTGAAACTGCCGATCATTTTAAAGAAGTTATCAATCGTCCCATCAAGAAAGTACCTTCGCTTCGTGACATTACCATTGCCAACATCTTTTTCGAAAATAGCACCAGAACCAAATTGTCCTTCGAATTGGCTCAGAAGCGTTTATCGGCGGATGTAATCAGCTTTTCGGCAGCGCAATCTTCGGTTAAAAAAGGAGAAACTCTCATAGATACCGTAAACAATATCCTTTCGATGAAAGTCGATATGGTCGTAATGCGACATTCCAATCCCGGAGCGGCTCATTTTTTATCTCAAAATGTAAAAGCCAGTATCGTCAATGCGGGAGACGGAGCGCACGAGCACCCCACACAAGCTTTGTTGGATAGTTATTCCATTCGCGAAAAATTAGGCGAGGTGGCTGGCAAAAAAGTGGTTATCGTTGGTGATATTTTGCATTCCAGAGTAGCCCTTTCAAACATCTATGCTTTGCAAATGCAAGGTGCCGAAGTCAAAGTTTGCGGCCCCAAAACTTTAATTCCGAGATACATTGAATCACTTGGTGTTACGGTTGAACCTAATTTGCGTAAAGCGCTAGAATGGTGCGATGTAGCCAATATGCTTCGCGTGCAAAACGAAAGAATGGATGTCAATTTTTTTCCATCAACTCGGGAATATGCCCAACAATACGGATTAGATAAAACCTTGCTCGATTCCCTGAATAAAGAAATCGTAATTATGCACCCCGGCCCAATAAATAGAGGGGTCGAAATCACCTCAGATGTTGCCGATTCCAAGCAATCGGTAATTTTGAACCAAGTCGAAAATGGAGTGGCCATTCGAATGGCGGTAATTTATTTGTTGGCATCCAAAATTCAATAA
- the pyrR gene encoding bifunctional pyr operon transcriptional regulator/uracil phosphoribosyltransferase PyrR, which translates to MSQKVLLTSKEVNIILHRLACQLIEKHLDFSDTILIGIQPRGTFLAERLKDMLVNDYAIPKIALGYLDITFFRDDFRRTNKPLEANKTQIDFIVENKKVVFIDDVLYTGRSIRSALTAIQSFGRPSEIELLVLIDRRFSRHLPIQPDFRGRQVDAFNDEKVQVCWKEQDGEDAVYLINK; encoded by the coding sequence ATGAGTCAAAAAGTATTGCTCACTTCCAAAGAAGTCAATATCATTCTGCACCGTTTGGCCTGTCAGTTAATCGAGAAACATCTTGATTTTTCCGATACTATTTTGATTGGTATTCAGCCTCGTGGCACTTTTTTGGCAGAGCGGCTAAAAGATATGTTGGTCAACGATTATGCAATACCAAAAATTGCTTTGGGGTATTTAGATATCACTTTCTTTAGAGATGATTTTCGCAGGACCAACAAACCCTTAGAAGCCAACAAAACTCAAATTGATTTTATCGTCGAAAACAAAAAAGTCGTTTTTATTGACGACGTTTTATATACCGGTCGAAGCATTCGGTCGGCTTTGACTGCCATTCAATCCTTTGGCAGACCCTCAGAAATCGAATTATTGGTGCTTATCGATCGTCGTTTTAGTCGTCATTTGCCTATTCAACCCGATTTTCGTGGTCGTCAGGTCGATGCGTTCAATGACGAAAAAGTGCAGGTGTGTTGGAAAGAACAGGACGGTGAAGATGCCGTTTATTTAATTAATAAATAA